The Maniola jurtina chromosome 21, ilManJurt1.1, whole genome shotgun sequence genome contains the following window.
TATTTTCAGGTCTGTAACGAACAGAAGATAACATAGTGACTTTCTCTCTTTTATCAGCTATTTTTTCATCCACTCTCTTATCATGCACTTTCCCATCCATCAGCAACTGTTTCACTTTCCCATCCATCTGCAAGATATCCACTTTCTCCTCAATCTGCAACTCTTCCATTCTCTCACCCTTTTGCAACACTTCTACTATTTCATTTATCTGCAGTTCCTCCATGTCTTGATCTCTCTGCAAAATTATCTGGTTCATTTCTAGTGTTCTGGATAATTCTTGTTCCTCTTTATAAGGAACAAAGTCTGATTCTGAAAAAATATCACTAAGCACATCTATTATATCTGAGTCGCTATGGATACTTATTTCGCCACTTTCAGAAGTCGTTGTGACACTGGGAGgtcgtttaatttttttcattgtttttttgAAACATGTTGTTTTCAGTCTTTGTTTTTTAGGTACATGTTTGGTTTTATTCCTACCAGTTTTCTGGAAACAATTTTCCGCATTTTGTATATTCAGATTAGTGCTATTCGATATATTCTGACATATTGTGTTTTCATTTGTATCTTTCTCACGACTTTCGAGGGTATCCGTCCGAGTGTGACTTTCAATTACAGTCTTAGACTTTTTGCCCACGCCTTTTCCCTTTTTAGTAATAATTGTGTTCTTTTGATCGTTCGTCTTATCAATCGTTACTTTCTTGTCTTGAGTTCTAGTTTTAtgagtttctttctttttcttaagttttttgtttgatatgCCAGATGGGCCGGGTTTTTCATTATCGTTGGGTAGAGAAGCAAATGTTTCTATTGAGTTCATATTAGTATTTTGTGTATTCTGTACctctttttctttcattttctcCAAGTATGTGCGTGTGATGACTTCGCTTCCTTTTGCAGCACGTGATAACTTGACTGTCTTATTAGAGCCAGTGCCACTCTTAGAATGTTGCGAAACTTTTTGCAGAAGTAGTTCTTCAAATGAAGTCTCGTATTGCGGCGGAAACTGCGGATTGCTGATACCAAACTGAGTAGTCGAAGTAATGTTGCAAgacatgtttttatttactactTCTAGGCACATTTGTTTCAGTGTTTTCAACTCGTTTGATTTGTTCTGAGACACCTTATATTTCCATCTTCTTAAGGCCGCCGGATCATACTTTTCTTCTGGTATAACATCTGCATTTAATGGGTAAATACCTCCCTTTCTAAAGCCACTTTGGATCACAAATGGACTTACTTGATGCCACGTTTCAGCAAACAATTCCGAAAATGTTTGTTTACGTAATTTTACGCCGACGTTTTGTCGTTGCCATTGCACTAGCTTTTTATCCCAGCTTGTTTTAAATGACTTGAATACCGCCAAATCCAGGGGTTGGAGTAAATGAGAGGTATGGGCGGGTAATTTAAGAATCGTGATATTGTTTTCACTCGCTAATGCTACGACCCTGGTATCAACATGGGTGCTGTGACCATCGTAAATCATTAAAACTGGCCGGTTTTCACCTAAACCAGGAATGACAATCCTCTTCATGTAATTGTAAAATATATCAGTCTCCATCCAGCCACGTTTACTGGCGGCATAAGAAATCTCAAAATCATATTTGTCTTTTTGATTCGCACTCATCCACTCATTGTACATGTATTTACCTTTGAAAACTATCAAAGGAGACAATTTCGAGCCGGCCGCATTTACGGTTGTTAACACTGTAACATTTTCTTTCCCAGAACCTTGTGTAGTCCTTGTGCATGGAAGGCCTTTGCCTCCAACAACTTTTGTTTTCGTGGGATCTAGACATACCGATGTCTCGTCTAGGTTCCAGATTTGCTCAGGATTGTGTATACCCAATTCCAGTAGCGTCTTTttcagtaaagtaaaatattcggCAATCACGAATGGATCCGTCATTCTTTTTCTAAGATACTCTACAGATTGCGGTTTTTTTATTGACAGGTTGTGTCTTAACCGAAATAAGATGAACCAATCTGGCCCAGGTCGGTTGTTTTTAAAAggtgtaataattttgtttgcCCTAATGAATTCTGAAACAATGTCCAAAATTTCTGTTCTAGATAAACCCCAGCCCCATTTTTCTAAGGTTCTAAGACAATGTGCCAGCTTATTCTCCATCTCTATAGGGATTGCAGGGGGCCGGCCAAGTGATTGACTTAGTAAGCCTGTTTTACCCTTAACATGGTCATTAAGTGTAGAAGTAGGGATACCGTAAAGTTTTGATGCTGCATAATTAGAGAGTTCTCCgctttttacttgtgctactgCCAATCTTAAATCCTCCTGCGAATACGATGTTGCCCGCAGTGACTTTCTCTTGTACTGACGCGGCATTATGACCCTACAAAGAAAATGCTTTTATgagtatactagaggatgcccgcgacttcgttcgcgtggatttaggtttttaaagatcccgtgggaactgtctgattttccgggataaatacctatgtcaattacagggacgccaGCTAcattggtaccaaatttcatacaaatccgtTAAGCgtatgggtttttaggaatcccgtgggaactatttgattttccaggattaaaagtagcctatgtccgtccctgggacaTAAGCtaagcctgtaccaaatttcgtcagaatcggttacactgttgggccgtgaaaaggtagcagacagacagacagacacacagacacactttcgcatttataatattattagtatggatttataaaactaactataggtatatatatcacactaatattataaaggaaaaagtttgtgtgtgtgtgtgtgtgtgtgtgtgtgtgtgtgtgtgtgtgtgtgtgtgtgtgtgtgtgtgtgtgtgtgtgtttgttactacttcacgcaaaaactactggacggattgggctgaaatttagaatggagttagattataccctgaattagcacatagggtactttttattccggaaaatcaaagagttcccacgagaatcttaaaaaacctacatccacgcgaacgaaatcgcgggcatcagctagtatacctaTAAAGTTAGTTTATATATTACGGAGATACAGTATATTTTATGTTCCGCCCATAAAAGGCATCTTAAAAGTCTATTAATATTGGTTATTTTAGTAAAACATAATTAGAggtgataaaatataaaaataatttcatataataaaataaacaaaatacaaaacacAACAGAtacaaaaattttgtttatcaaCCAGCTCAGCTACATATAACATAATGATAGATTGCAACACCACGAAACATCGGAGGTTAAAGTTCggattaaaataaagtttgacaACCACTTGCATTTTCCCTGCAGTTTAAGATCGGATTATTTTTAGTCCGAACTTCACCTGTTAATATTTGCTTGGGACAAGTTCGGATCTCATCCTACAGCTCTATTTAGCCTATTTCAAACAGATATATCACAAGACACCACATATTCTAATAActcaaagatttattatttgaaaaaattgataatactCACCAAAAAAACCAGCAAAATGTTTTTGGGGTAAATCCGGATCTCACAAATTATCATTTAAGACGACACTTCCAGTGTGACGCGCATAAGTGACGTCTGATGCGTCGGAACGACCAACACGGACTGGGAAGTGGCGCAATACAAAATGACGTCCCACGCTTTGTTGCCAGATTAGAAAAATAAGTACTAATTCGGAATATATTTAACAAATACGGTCTTCCCCCATTTATGATCTTACCCCAACGCACCTTACACGAGCGTTCTCCACGTTCCCGCAAACCTGCAAAAGGCTGGCATAGGCTAATATGATTAATTTAATCTTCAAATCTATTTATTCGAAAACAAGTGGGTTCAATTCGTCGTTGAGTTTATGCAAAAACTATGCAGCtccaaatatttgaaatttatttcatttaatatgTCAATAAACACCCGCATTTCTCCAaaggcttttttttatttattttatggcaTGGCGTGGGTCAAAGAATACAGACAGGATTTTCGTGCCTTCTGACATGTGTTGCTGTTTGGTCTTCTAAAACATTGCAGCCCAAAGGGTGAACATTAATATGATACTAACGACAATAACTCCAACAATTTCACAAAGTTTAGCTGTGCATACACGTATGTGCTGTGTATAGCCTGTTCTCCGGTTAGTGATACAATAAGGAAATATGTAAGTTGGTTGGTAACTAATTATTAAAGAGACGCGCACAAAAACGTCCAGAACACCGCCGAAGACCGCAGACAACAGAAACAATTATCAAGgatattttttaagaatataaCTTGATATTCATGCCGACCTgtaatgtaggtataggtaggtataacaaatATGAAAGATCACTCCACAtttatataaaatgtttttggGGAGATTTCATTATTTTGCAggaattttttactattttttggGCTCTATTTCTTGAACTTCAGCTATTCCttttttcatggcccgctcccTATCGTTACCTTTTTGTCTTGTTGGTTTGCTACATGTAGGAAGCAGTAAATCAGGGCGGCAATTAGTTTGTAAcctattttattcaataatagCTGCCTGGTGTGCTTTCATACTACTTAAATCAATGTTAATGAGATGAACCCGTTTCAAACTATGTAGTTACCCTTGAAAGTGCTACATAAGCTTTCCCACAAGAGAATGTTGACGACCCAATATCATTGAAAGCACTATTCAAACTTAGCCATTGCCCATTTTTCTTTATGTACAGACTACTATACTATACGAGGGGTTGGAGGGGAAAGTTTCtgatttttgaatttaaaactaaattttgttGATGTACAGATGTAACACCATTAACTCGGTATACAGATGCACAGTTTTCCTGTTAGATCGTGGCTTACGTTCCTGGTGACGCAAAACAGCCTCCAAATGCTTACGTTCTTGTCAGCTGCAGTTATGGCCTGTCACGTGAACGTTTGCAGTTTTGTtgataaatatgtattttttttttttttggactcaTTTCGGCAAACGCTTTTTGAGCGAATGGCAACACCAACTACAACACAACTAATACAATCCAATTATAAGACCATCGATCGGCCATTGTGAATTTAGTAGACTACGAAATTGAACCAatggtaattgaattaaaattgcattgtacttcaatgacaaatcatgtaaaatagcAGACTTGGGGCCGTTGTCTGAAGCAGTACGATCCACCTGCTGTCTTCGCTACGGAAGGTAACTGCATAATATCACCGAACAACAATATATTTACTCCACCGAAGAAATCTGAGTTTTGTTTAATTTCTTGAAGACGTATATGAATATTCCTCAGTGAGTTATAGGGCACCATCGATATTTCACCAATAATTAGCCAGTTGATTTTCCGCCATTTAACTCTCTCTCTTTGCAGTCTGTCTCCGGAAAATGGGCGCAGAGTTGGTATGCGACCTTTTCAATGGGTAGTGAAAATGTTGAATGCAAAGTACAGCCACCCACAAGGCGAGCCGCGACGCCAGTCGGAGCTGCTATCACCACACTATGCCGATCTGCAGATAGTCTTCGGATTTGTTCGACAAGAAGTTTCAAAGTAAAACTTTTACCGCTGCCTGCGCCACCTGTGATGAACAAACGAAGTGCAGAGGTGTTGGTACAATCGTTCCCCAGTTTTTGGCTGATTAGTGAAAAAAGTCGTCTTTGATCAATATTTAAACGCTGAACTTCCCTCAAAAAGTCTTCATCTGCCATTACTGTATCAATAGGGTCCGTAACATTGTTATCTACATCAGGAATGTCCATATATATGTGTGTTTCGGGGTCTAGTATGTTTGGTTGCTCAAGATCagtatttacattatttacacATAATTCTGCAGCGTTTTCCACAGTGACACGACGGATAGCATCTTGAATCTCTTCTTCCCAGCGGTTCATGAGCTCAATACTACAATTCCGCTGTAGCGGGCGTAAAGTATTGCGCTTAGCTAAAAATGCTTCTTTAGCGTTGTCATATCCCGTCAGTAGTTCTTCTTCAGCTCGAAATGGACAGTGAGCTACAAGCAAACTGTAATAATATGCTTCAGGGTCAGAAACGGCGGTGTAGTACCGAGTTCGTAATACGGCAGGTTTACTTCGCTTTTTCATGCGTCCCATTCTGTTCAACAACGTTATTATTGGAGCTGATTCTTCTGCTGTGTTTGATATGCATCGTTATCACCATTGTTATCTTCATAAAAGGCAACAGATGATAAGGGTTCATAAGTTACGGCGAACTCTCCTAGACTTAAGTATTCCAAATTTCTTGGACGATTTTCGTATCgttcgaaaatatttttaaaaggttCTGGACAGTCAGTGTCAAACCGCAGCATTCTGTACCTTTCTTGGGGTTTGCAAGTATTGACAAAGACGCATTTTCTTGAGCTATCCCTCAGCTTTAGGTGGCATAACCTGTACGCGCATTCGGATGCCGAGACTTGACGGTGATTGAGAAGAGCACTTTGTACAGCGAATACTTGTTGCTGAATGTTTCCTCCTCGTTCACGAAGTCTAGTCAGTGCTTCTGTTATTGCTCTCTGGACTTGCGATGGTTCAGATTTTGCTGTATACTTAGAAATGTACATTGCCACACCTACCGCTGATACAACAGGTTGGACATCAATATTCGCACGCCACAGAAGTAGTAAtctcatattataattaattattaatcatTGTTTCAGCTTCATCTCGCTTCAATTCGTAAAACCTACCACCGATCCTTGTAGTTTGATGGTCATCAAGTATTTTTGTGTCATCTGACACAGGTCTCGGAAATCCAAATATACATGTATTGGAGTCGTTCTGTTTTTAGCATGTAGCAGTATGATGATGGGTTTGCCATTAACTAAACGGTGTGTGAAACTGATATTTCGAATAAGTATTGCGACCGCGCCTACTTTCAGTCTCAAATTATGATCTGGTACACCAGGTGCTGTAATAGAATTTAAAACGTTGCCTTCTAATCGTTCAGTTTGCTATCATTTCGGTTATCACTCGGCACTGTAACAGTTAATCATAGGTCCAGGTACCagttcaagtattttttttttaatatctcttatatttttattaagtccAGGAAGAATAGCTcttttataaatgttttatgGATCACAGACGTCGTGCTGTGGACATATAATGTCATCAGTAAGCTATTTAcgtaattgatatttttttaattaataaactttCTTCGGTCGTTTCGACTTCACCTTCTCCAATACGCAGTACAAagttagcaaaattcgagtggATCATTTGCACGCTGATTTTCAGTTAATTTGAATTGTTGAATGTAGTGCCAAatgtcagattttttttatttgatgccTTGCATATGTCAAGCTCTCCTGCTCATGTTATCACCGGTGGCATTTGTCTAAAATCACCTgctaataaaaatactttgccTCCAAAGGGTATTGCATTCCATTAGATCTTTAAGGCCGTGGTCAATCGTTTCAATCAGGTGCCTATGAGCCATTGTTGCTTCATCGACAATGATAAGACGTGCTGCTTTGATCAGCGCTACTCTTTGAGAGTTATTCGCAACTCCCCAGTCTGCATTACCACCTTCAAAGTCTAACGGAAGCTTAAACATTAAAAGTGCTGTCACACCTCCGTTGCTTGAAATCCATACTATCGATGGGTCCGCCTCCTTCTACGCGGAACGTAATGTGTCCGTGAGGTAAACCCCTTTTCTGAAATTCTATAACATGTAGAATTGACACAAGGGTACGAAAGAATTCTTttgatcaaattttttttaacagtacCTCTTGCCAACTCTAGTTGAAATACTCTCACACACAAATCGGTTCGATTTGTTGGCTATTGGCATGGATATAAACTTTCAGGCCATTTCGGATCACATGTGACAGTGAGGCAAAAGCTTGGTTTTCCCAACCATGCAATAATGGCCAAAGCGTCGTATTTGCACATAACGCGGGCTATTCGTGAGACTTGCTGGCAAATATATTTTACCAGGTCGGATCCCTTCACCTGCGATCGTTTCGTCGATTTCACGTCGGGTTGCAATTCTTAGATCGCTCTGAATATATCTGAATAGATCTTTCTCGACTTTTCATATAAGGAATCAAAAATTCCATAATTTATGCATATTTCCAAGTATTCACACAAGCACCAGCCTGACCTGTTTTGCCGCTCTTTTGTCTTTAGAGGCTATCTCGGAGTACGAAGGTGTTGCTGTCCTATGGTCGTCCAGCTACCACCCGTACTAGCGGCTAGGTAGCGCCGTGttggttctttgaacgtcgtCGCCGGCTTAGTCAATTCAGGGTACCTACTTGGGAGAGAATAACACTGATGAGACTCGgctataataaaaattgatgtatgctccgagtttactatcGTAGAAATTACATACATTATTAGTCTCTTGATCTATCAATCGTTTGTTCCTTAAATCTACTATAATCGGCGCGGCGAACCTTGATCCCTATGACTACCATATAACATTATAATGTCACCATATAACATTGTAGTGGCGTCACCATTAAATTGGGATCATATTgccatttataatttttacgtAGCTTAGAAATGATATTCCGttgatatttttaacaattcttAACATTTACAAGAAGTTATCTCAATCTGAATTTATGTTTACGTCCTGCAAAACTTACGTCGTGTGACCTTTATCGACTAGGGCGGCAAGTAAAAATGTCGGTAATGGAAACGAGTGCACAATTTTTTTCCATACTCACATTTTAGTTCATATATTATGGAATGGAACAGAATATTACATACcattcatacatacacacatgattatattatacccaagaaaattaaaaaataacagctATAGgacaaaatgaaatgaaacaaaatctgtttataacaattatttatttacatacacAGGGTCAAGGGTGTAACAAAAGTAAGTGATAATACTTTAGGGTTTGCATGTGTTCCTTATATAGTTTACAGTGAAAGTACTCAGCGCTGAAAgcgaaaaattttttttgtgatttgtaTGGGCAAGTGCGCCATATGAGCTTCCCCATgcaaatcacaaaaaaaaatttttgctttTAGCGCTGCTACTTTGCCAGTGAACTCTATATAAGGGACACTACACACTCTAAAATATTATCACTTACTTTTGTTACACTCTGTATTTTATTCTGAATCTGATAATGACATGAGTGTTTGCGTCTCAGACTCGGAATCTGAACTGCAACTGCTGTCACCTACATTTATCAATAATGGTTGATCTTCAAGAGTGTCGTATCGCACATCTCGATCCCAATCATCGTAGTAAAGTTTTTTGGTCTTTTCTACGACT
Protein-coding sequences here:
- the LOC123876488 gene encoding uncharacterized protein LOC123876488, encoding MPRQYKRKSLRATSYSQEDLRLAVAQVKSGELSNYAASKLYGIPTSTLNDHVKGKTGLLSQSLGRPPAIPIEMENKLAHCLRTLEKWGWGLSRTEILDIVSEFIRANKIITPFKNNRPGPDWFILFRLRHNLSIKKPQSVEYLRKRMTDPFVIAEYFTLLKKTLLELGIHNPEQIWNLDETSVCLDPTKTKVVGGKGLPCTRTTQGSGKENVTVLTTVNAAGSKLSPLIVFKGKYMYNEWMSANQKDKYDFEISYAASKRGWMETDIFYNYMKRIVIPGLGENRPVLMIYDGHSTHVDTRVVALASENNITILKLPAHTSHLLQPLDLAVFKSFKTSWDKKLVQWQRQNVGVKLRKQTFSELFAETWHQVSPFVIQSGFRKGGIYPLNADVIPEEKYDPAALRRWKYKVSQNKSNELKTLKQMCLEVVNKNMSCNITSTTQFGISNPQFPPQYETSFEELLLQKVSQHSKSGTGSNKTVKLSRAAKGSEVITRTYLEKMKEKEVQNTQNTNMNSIETFASLPNDNEKPGPSGISNKKLKKKKETHKTRTQDKKVTIDKTNDQKNTIITKKGKGVGKKSKTVIESHTRTDTLESREKDTNENTICQNISNSTNLNIQNAENCFQKTGRNKTKHVPKKQRLKTTCFKKTMKKIKRPPSVTTTSESGEISIHSDSDIIDVLSDIFSESDFVPYKEEQELSRTLEMNQIILQRDQDMEELQINEIVEVLQKGERMEELQIEEKVDILQMDGKVKQLLMDGKVHDKRVDEKIADKREKVTMLSSVRYRPENKPFIGKLQLKKIDLNFDVTNKRRKDTNDERNKENRPAKIPRRLNFNDERNEEKKNTHKNEELSETKIRKDNIYQKGNEKNSLGNTKIYNTGDTVLVRYYTKFWKYYVGVIEHIHNETEKKKYSICYYKTIGKKYHVKFVVSKRKDQDCVPEDSIVKQIQLLQIKENPGEFTLLNVEDAIYF
- the LOC123876493 gene encoding uncharacterized protein LOC123876493, which encodes MRLLLLWRANIDVQPVVSAVGVAMYISKYTAKSEPSQVQRAITEALTRLRERGGNIQQQVFAVQSALLNHRQVSASECAYRLCHLKLRDSSRKCVFVNTCKPQERYRMLRFDTDCPEPFKNIFERYENRPRNLEYLSLGEFAVTYEPLSSVAFYEDNNESAPIITLLNRMGRMKKRSKPAVLRTRYYTAVSDPEAYYYSLLVAHCPFRAEEELLTGYDNAKEAFLAKRNTLRPLQRNCSIELMNRWEEEIQDAIRRVTVENAAELCVNNVNTDLEQPNILDPETHIYMDIPDVDNNVTDPIDTVMADEDFLREVQRLNIDQRRLFSLISQKLGNDCTNTSALRLFITGGAGSGKSFTLKLLVEQIRRLSADRHSVVIAAPTGVAARLVGGCTLHSTFSLPIEKVAYQLCAHFPETDCKERELNGGKSTG